In bacterium, the following proteins share a genomic window:
- a CDS encoding Rrf2 family transcriptional regulator — MLSKTAEYALRAVVHLAQHGGESQTARVIADATHVPPDYISKILKSLARAGVVNSRRGPNGGFTLARPAREINVLSVVNAIDPIERILSCPLGLPTHKARLCRLHQMLDDAIAAIEKTFAEATIEDFMHTTDKAGRRCPFPLVEGPSRATRG, encoded by the coding sequence ATGTTATCGAAAACCGCCGAATACGCCCTCCGAGCCGTCGTTCACCTGGCCCAGCACGGCGGCGAATCGCAGACGGCGCGCGTGATCGCCGACGCGACGCACGTGCCCCCCGATTACATCTCGAAAATCCTGAAGAGCCTCGCGCGCGCGGGGGTCGTGAATTCCCGGCGCGGGCCGAACGGCGGTTTCACGCTGGCGCGGCCGGCCCGGGAGATCAACGTGTTGTCGGTTGTCAACGCGATCGATCCGATCGAGCGGATCTTAAGCTGCCCGCTCGGCCTCCCGACGCACAAGGCGCGCCTTTGCCGCCTGCACCAGATGCTCGACGACGCGATCGCCGCGATCGAAAAGACCTTCGCGGAGGCAACGATCGAGGACTTCATGCACACGACCGACAAGGCCGGCCGCCGGTGCCCCTTCCCCCTCGTGGAAGGACCGTCACGCGCGACGCGCGGCTAG